From one Acidibrevibacterium fodinaquatile genomic stretch:
- a CDS encoding error-prone DNA polymerase, which translates to MTAGYAELQVTSPFSFLRGASSCEDLFATAATLGLAALAITDRNTLAGIVRAHEAAKASGVRLIVGCRLDLSDGAAVLVYPTDRAAYARLCRLLSLGKRRGGKGRCHLTWDDLAAHAAGLIAVLVPDRADDTLRARLRRLRELFGARAHLALTLQRRPNDQLRLWELSTCAAVLRVATVVTNDVLFHEPGRRRLQDVLTCIRHHVTIDDLGDRRERHADRYLKPPAEMHRLFARYPEALARTLAIMQDCRFTLDELAYQYPEERDDPRLTPQETLADLTWKGAAARYPEGVPAKVQAILRHELALIEKLAYAPYFLTVHSIVRFAKSQGILCQGRGSAANSAVCYCLGITAIDPERNDLLFERFISEERREPPDIDVDFEHERREQVIQWVFDTYGRDHAALCATVIRYRARAALRDVGKALGLSEDIITLLATQLSRWSDAEISDEQIAALGLNPQDRRLRLTLALARQLIGAPRHLSQHPGGFVLTHDRLDDPVPIEPAAMADRQVIEWDKDDIDALRFMKVDVLALGMLSCLRRGLDLLAAHKGIALDLASIPAEEPRTYAMIRRADTLGTFQIESRAQMAMLPRLKPRTYYDLVIQVAIVRPGPIQGDMVHPYLRRREGREPVAYPTPELARVLGKTLGVPLFQEQAMRVAIVCAGFTPGEADQLRKSMATFKQRGGVSVFRERLIAGMIANGYEQAFAERTFRQLEGFGAYGFPESHAASFALIAYASAWLKCWHPDVFCAALLNAQPLGFYAPAQIVRDAIAHGVEVRPVSLNASRWDCTLEPTGNKARLAVRLGLRMVKGLANAHAAAIIAARADTPFASVEDLWRRARIPHAALLALAAADAFRPAFGLARREALWAIKALGAAPLPLFAAADASIGEIVPEIAEPDITLRPMTEGGEVVADYDHLGLSLRAHPVQFLRADLRRRGLVTCAEAMAARDGQWCETAGLILVRQRPGSAKGVLFVTLEDETAIANLVIWPKLFEANRRVILSATMLAARGVVQREGEVVHLIVHKIADLSNALAAVGAGDIAMGCEPPGELRIKSRNFH; encoded by the coding sequence ATGACCGCGGGCTATGCCGAGCTGCAGGTGACCTCGCCGTTCAGTTTCCTGCGCGGCGCCTCATCGTGCGAGGATTTATTCGCGACCGCCGCAACCCTTGGCCTTGCTGCGCTCGCGATCACCGATCGCAACACGCTCGCCGGGATCGTGCGCGCCCACGAAGCGGCGAAAGCGAGCGGTGTTCGCCTGATCGTCGGCTGCCGGCTCGATCTTAGCGATGGCGCCGCGGTGCTCGTCTATCCGACCGACCGCGCCGCCTATGCCCGGCTCTGCCGCCTGCTCTCCTTGGGCAAGCGCCGCGGCGGCAAAGGGCGATGCCATCTCACCTGGGACGATCTCGCCGCCCATGCCGCGGGGCTGATCGCCGTCCTTGTCCCCGATCGCGCCGATGATACGCTGCGGGCGCGTTTGCGAAGACTGCGTGAGCTCTTCGGCGCGCGCGCTCATCTCGCGCTCACGCTTCAGCGGCGGCCCAATGATCAGCTTCGGCTGTGGGAACTTTCCACCTGCGCGGCTGTGTTGCGGGTCGCGACCGTCGTCACCAATGACGTGCTGTTTCACGAACCCGGGCGGCGGCGCTTGCAGGATGTCCTCACCTGCATCCGCCATCATGTCACCATCGATGATCTCGGCGACCGGCGCGAGCGCCACGCTGATCGCTATCTCAAACCGCCGGCGGAGATGCACCGGCTGTTTGCCCGCTACCCCGAAGCGCTCGCCCGCACACTCGCGATCATGCAAGACTGCCGCTTCACGCTTGACGAACTCGCCTATCAATACCCCGAGGAGCGTGACGATCCCAGGCTCACGCCGCAGGAGACGCTCGCCGATCTCACCTGGAAGGGTGCTGCTGCGCGTTATCCGGAAGGGGTTCCGGCAAAGGTGCAGGCAATTCTGCGGCATGAATTGGCGCTGATCGAAAAGCTCGCCTACGCGCCCTATTTCCTCACTGTCCACAGCATCGTGCGTTTTGCCAAATCACAAGGCATTCTCTGCCAAGGGCGCGGCTCGGCGGCCAATTCCGCGGTCTGTTATTGTCTTGGCATCACCGCGATCGACCCTGAGCGCAACGATCTCCTGTTTGAGCGCTTCATCTCCGAGGAGCGGCGCGAGCCCCCCGATATCGACGTCGATTTCGAGCATGAACGGCGTGAGCAGGTTATCCAATGGGTGTTCGATACCTATGGCCGCGATCACGCCGCGCTTTGCGCGACCGTCATCCGCTATCGCGCGCGTGCGGCGCTGCGCGACGTCGGCAAAGCCCTGGGGCTTTCCGAAGATATCATCACCCTGCTCGCAACCCAGCTGTCACGATGGTCGGATGCCGAGATCAGCGACGAGCAGATCGCGGCATTGGGCCTCAATCCTCAAGATCGGCGCTTGCGTCTGACGCTCGCTCTTGCCCGCCAGCTCATCGGCGCCCCGCGCCATCTGAGCCAGCACCCCGGCGGGTTTGTGCTCACGCATGACCGGCTCGACGATCCCGTCCCGATCGAGCCCGCGGCGATGGCCGACCGTCAGGTCATCGAGTGGGACAAAGACGATATCGACGCGCTGCGTTTCATGAAAGTCGACGTCCTGGCGCTTGGCATGCTGAGCTGTCTCCGCCGCGGGCTCGATCTGCTTGCCGCCCACAAAGGGATCGCGCTCGATCTCGCCAGCATCCCCGCCGAAGAGCCGCGCACCTATGCGATGATCCGCCGCGCCGACACGCTCGGCACTTTTCAGATCGAAAGCCGGGCGCAAATGGCGATGCTGCCCCGCCTCAAGCCACGCACCTATTACGACCTCGTCATCCAGGTCGCGATCGTGCGGCCGGGGCCCATTCAGGGCGACATGGTCCATCCCTATCTCCGCCGCCGCGAAGGGCGCGAGCCGGTTGCCTATCCAACGCCGGAACTCGCGCGCGTTCTTGGCAAAACCCTCGGTGTGCCGTTGTTTCAGGAGCAGGCGATGCGGGTTGCCATCGTCTGCGCCGGCTTCACGCCGGGGGAGGCGGATCAATTGCGGAAATCGATGGCAACTTTCAAACAGCGCGGCGGCGTCTCGGTATTTCGCGAAAGGCTGATCGCCGGAATGATCGCCAACGGCTATGAGCAGGCATTCGCCGAGCGCACCTTCCGCCAGCTCGAAGGCTTCGGTGCCTATGGTTTCCCTGAGAGCCACGCGGCCTCCTTCGCGCTCATCGCCTATGCTTCCGCGTGGCTGAAATGCTGGCATCCCGACGTGTTTTGCGCCGCCCTCCTCAACGCCCAGCCGCTGGGGTTTTACGCCCCGGCGCAAATCGTGCGCGACGCCATCGCTCATGGCGTCGAGGTGCGCCCGGTTTCCCTCAACGCCTCGCGCTGGGATTGCACTCTGGAGCCGACGGGGAATAAGGCGCGTCTTGCGGTGCGGCTTGGCTTGCGCATGGTCAAGGGCCTCGCCAACGCCCATGCCGCCGCGATCATCGCCGCGCGCGCCGACACGCCGTTTGCCTCGGTCGAGGATCTCTGGCGCCGCGCGCGTATCCCGCATGCGGCATTGCTGGCGCTGGCCGCCGCCGATGCCTTCCGCCCGGCGTTTGGCCTTGCGCGGCGTGAGGCGCTCTGGGCGATCAAGGCTTTGGGCGCGGCGCCGCTGCCGCTGTTTGCCGCCGCCGACGCCAGCATTGGCGAGATTGTGCCCGAAATCGCCGAACCTGACATCACCCTCCGCCCGATGACCGAAGGCGGCGAGGTGGTGGCGGATTATGATCATCTCGGCCTGTCGCTGCGCGCCCATCCGGTTCAGTTTCTGCGCGCCGATCTCCGCCGGCGCGGCCTCGTCACCTGCGCCGAGGCGATGGCCGCGCGCGATGGCCAATGGTGCGAAACCGCTGGCCTCATCCTGGTGCGCCAGCGCCCGGGCAGCGCCAAGGGGGTGCTGTTCGTCACGCTGGAGGATGAAACCGCGATCGCCAATCTGGTGATCTGGCCGAAGCTGTTCGAAGCCAACCGGCGCGTGATCCTGTCGGCAACGATGCTTGCGGCACGCGGGGTCGTTCAGCGCGAAGGCGAGGTCGTGCACCTCATCGTTCATAAAATCGCCGATCTTTCCAACGCTCTCGCCGCGGTCGGCGCCGGTGATATCGCCATGGGGTGCGAGCCCCCCGGCGAGCTTCGCATCAAAAGCCGGAATTTCCATTAG
- a CDS encoding sulfite--cytochrome C oxidoreductase subunit B — translation MFRMFAIALALLAAVTLVWAEEPAPVAPPTFDWATKSFDLPSRGALFQGSGAALLNQDCLICHSAMFVDEQPALPAATWRAEVLKMKNVFGAPFDDKDIAGLVAALTARHGTAPDAAPAGDLGGGG, via the coding sequence ATGTTTCGCATGTTTGCAATCGCGCTGGCCCTCCTCGCGGCGGTGACGCTGGTTTGGGCGGAAGAGCCCGCGCCCGTCGCGCCCCCAACTTTCGATTGGGCTACCAAATCTTTTGATCTTCCGAGCCGCGGGGCGCTGTTTCAGGGATCGGGCGCTGCTCTCCTCAATCAAGACTGCCTGATCTGCCACTCGGCAATGTTCGTCGATGAACAACCCGCGCTTCCCGCCGCCACCTGGCGGGCAGAGGTTCTGAAAATGAAAAACGTTTTTGGCGCGCCGTTCGACGACAAAGACATCGCCGGCCTCGTTGCGGCGCTGACAGCGCGGCACGGGACGGCGCCAGATGCCGCGCCAGCCGGCGATCTGGGCGGCGGCGGATGA
- a CDS encoding molybdopterin-dependent oxidoreductase: MMERVAFPGVIRAGRREMLRMAAGATAGMIIGRARADDRATMTFPFANGQREIVPAGAFPEKGAMILQRTRAPVLETPWESLASHIFTPNDQFYVRWHFADFPNRVEVSPDKFRLRISGGVSRLLEISLIDLVHEFEPVEIAAVNQCSGNSRGFVTPRVPGAQWGHGAMGNARWTGVRLRDLLARAGLKPSATHVAFRSLEDKESPFPPPLHFEKTLELDHARDGDVMVAYAMNGEPLPLLNGYPLRLVVPGWYATYWVKMLSEIVVMDHPGTGFWMATAYKVPARPNGAMQPGEANVPMVPISTMTPRSFFTTPAAGAEIPYGRPTLIQGFAFGGSSGLRSVTLSLDHGRTWRPAELGEDYGSYSFRAWRFVLTPTARGPCRLLVQAINAKGEQQPLAVNWNPGGFMYNPVEQLTLSVV, translated from the coding sequence ATGATGGAGAGGGTTGCCTTTCCGGGCGTGATCCGCGCCGGGCGGCGGGAGATGCTCCGCATGGCTGCCGGCGCGACCGCCGGGATGATCATTGGGCGCGCCCGTGCCGACGATCGCGCGACGATGACGTTCCCGTTCGCCAATGGCCAGCGCGAGATCGTCCCCGCAGGCGCTTTTCCCGAGAAAGGTGCGATGATTTTACAGCGCACCCGGGCGCCGGTTCTCGAAACCCCTTGGGAGTCGCTCGCCAGTCACATTTTTACGCCCAATGATCAGTTTTACGTACGCTGGCATTTCGCCGATTTTCCCAATCGCGTCGAGGTTTCGCCGGATAAATTCCGCTTGCGGATTTCGGGGGGAGTGAGCCGCCTGCTCGAGATTTCGCTCATCGATCTGGTGCATGAGTTCGAGCCGGTCGAAATCGCCGCCGTCAATCAGTGCTCGGGCAATAGCCGCGGCTTTGTGACGCCACGTGTGCCCGGCGCGCAATGGGGACATGGGGCGATGGGGAATGCCCGCTGGACCGGGGTGCGGCTGCGCGATTTGTTGGCGCGGGCGGGGCTCAAGCCATCAGCCACGCATGTCGCTTTTCGCAGCCTCGAGGATAAAGAGAGCCCGTTTCCACCACCGCTCCATTTCGAAAAAACACTGGAACTGGACCATGCCAGAGACGGCGACGTCATGGTCGCCTATGCGATGAACGGCGAACCGCTGCCTTTGCTCAACGGCTATCCGCTCCGCCTCGTGGTGCCGGGCTGGTATGCGACATATTGGGTGAAGATGCTGAGCGAGATCGTGGTGATGGATCACCCCGGCACCGGCTTCTGGATGGCAACCGCCTATAAAGTACCGGCGAGACCCAACGGCGCGATGCAGCCGGGCGAGGCCAATGTTCCGATGGTGCCGATCTCGACCATGACGCCGCGCAGCTTCTTCACCACCCCCGCGGCGGGCGCAGAAATTCCTTATGGCCGGCCGACGCTGATCCAAGGGTTTGCGTTCGGCGGCAGCAGCGGCCTTCGCTCCGTCACTCTCTCGCTCGACCATGGGCGAACCTGGCGCCCGGCGGAACTCGGGGAGGATTATGGCAGCTACAGCTTTCGCGCCTGGCGCTTTGTGCTGACGCCGACAGCACGCGGGCCATGCCGCCTTCTTGTGCAAGCCATCAACGCCAAGGGCGAGCAGCAGCCGCTCGCGGTGAACTGGAACCCCGGCGGCTTCATGTACAACCCGGTCGAACAGCTTACGCTTTCGGTGGTATGA
- a CDS encoding MobA/MobL family protein — MQHWREAWADLANACLAENGHDVRIDHRSLAKRGLDLMPQVKLAPRCAGARSVTPQKRCWKRDAGAPCSMS; from the coding sequence CTGCAGCACTGGCGCGAGGCCTGGGCCGACCTCGCCAATGCCTGTCTCGCCGAGAACGGCCATGATGTCCGCATCGACCATCGCTCGCTGGCCAAACGCGGCCTCGACCTGATGCCGCAGGTCAAGCTCGCGCCGCGGTGCGCCGGGGCGAGGAGCGTTACACCACAAAAGAGATGCTGGAAAAGAGATGCTGGCGCGCCGTGCTCGATGAGTTGA
- a CDS encoding aldo/keto reductase family oxidoreductase, translating to MMPYENQVQLCATDTSIEKAGLFRLGSHTVKRLGYGAMQLAGPGVFGPPKDRDAAVAVLREAVARGVDHIDTSDFYGPHVTNQIIREALAPYPAGLTLVTKVGARRDEKGAWLPAFSREELIQAVHDNLRNLGIEVLDVVNLRLMFGAHGPAEGSLEAPLTVLAELQQQGLIRHIGLSNVTPTQVREARRLCEIVCVQNHYNLVHRADDELIDDLGDDGIAYVPFFPLGGFSPLQSSVLTEMAGLLGATPMQVAIAWLLHRAPNILLIPGTSSVAHLRENLAAVALELPDDIRTTLDQIATDSA from the coding sequence ATGATGCCTTACGAAAATCAGGTGCAACTCTGCGCCACCGACACTAGCATCGAGAAGGCCGGACTCTTTCGCCTCGGCAGCCATACCGTGAAACGGCTCGGCTACGGTGCCATGCAGCTCGCCGGGCCCGGCGTGTTCGGTCCGCCCAAGGATCGCGACGCAGCCGTGGCCGTGCTGCGCGAAGCGGTCGCGCGCGGCGTCGACCACATCGACACCAGCGATTTCTATGGGCCGCACGTCACGAACCAAATCATTCGGGAGGCGCTGGCGCCCTATCCCGCAGGGCTCACGCTCGTCACAAAGGTGGGCGCCCGGCGCGACGAAAAAGGCGCCTGGCTTCCAGCCTTCTCGCGCGAGGAGCTGATCCAGGCGGTGCATGACAACTTGCGCAATCTCGGCATCGAGGTGCTCGACGTGGTCAACCTCCGCCTCATGTTTGGTGCGCACGGACCTGCGGAGGGCTCCCTCGAAGCGCCGCTTACGGTGTTGGCGGAGCTGCAGCAACAGGGGCTCATCCGTCACATCGGCCTTAGCAACGTCACTCCAACGCAGGTGCGGGAGGCGCGCAGGCTTTGCGAAATCGTCTGCGTGCAGAACCACTACAATCTTGTGCATCGCGCGGACGATGAGCTGATCGACGACCTCGGTGACGATGGCATCGCGTATGTGCCGTTCTTCCCGCTTGGTGGCTTCAGCCCGCTGCAATCCTCGGTTTTGACGGAGATGGCGGGTCTGCTTGGTGCCACGCCCATGCAGGTGGCCATCGCTTGGCTGCTGCATCGCGCGCCAAATATTCTACTCATCCCCGGAACCTCGTCCGTTGCCCACCTGCGGGAAAACCTCGCCGCAGTCGCACTCGAGCTGCCGGACGACATCAGGACCACGCTGGACCAGATCGCGACGGACAGCGCCTGA
- a CDS encoding alpha/beta hydrolase gives MHDFNPGDVARPSVIRHALSPGEGEQVLRIFQRNASLAQLHPEDRRAFYAAMASQAPMADGVAAEPVIDGAVRGWWLRAAAHDPGSALFFVHGGGYHLGDARSYLGFASQLAARTGRAVFSVDYALAPERRFPAAFDDVMRARAWFLSRGFKQYAAVGDSAGGGLVLAMADQAAPDARLASIVVFSPWTDLSNSGPSFTDPATYDPVFKPALLQGLAHSYLDGASPHDPKASPLFGALRAMPPINVQVGADELLRDDSIRFAERAAAHGATVRLDLFEGMYHVFQRDVGSLKTAGTALEIAASFIDEHWADRKVI, from the coding sequence ATGCATGATTTCAATCCAGGCGACGTCGCGCGTCCGAGCGTCATTCGCCACGCTCTATCGCCTGGTGAGGGCGAGCAGGTACTGCGCATCTTCCAGCGTAACGCGAGCCTCGCGCAACTGCACCCGGAGGATCGGCGAGCCTTCTATGCCGCCATGGCGTCCCAGGCCCCCATGGCCGATGGCGTCGCAGCCGAGCCCGTCATTGACGGCGCCGTTCGCGGCTGGTGGCTCAGGGCGGCGGCCCATGACCCTGGCTCCGCTCTGTTCTTCGTCCACGGAGGCGGATACCATCTCGGCGATGCCCGATCCTATCTCGGCTTCGCCAGTCAGCTTGCGGCGCGCACCGGGCGGGCGGTCTTCAGCGTCGACTACGCCCTGGCGCCGGAGCGGCGTTTCCCCGCGGCCTTTGACGACGTCATGCGGGCGCGGGCGTGGTTTCTATCGCGGGGCTTCAAGCAATATGCAGCGGTCGGCGACTCCGCCGGAGGCGGACTTGTGCTCGCGATGGCCGATCAGGCCGCGCCCGATGCACGTCTGGCCTCGATCGTGGTGTTTTCGCCCTGGACCGACCTGTCAAACAGCGGCCCCTCCTTTACGGATCCGGCCACCTACGACCCGGTTTTCAAGCCCGCCCTGCTGCAGGGGCTGGCCCATTCCTATCTGGACGGCGCCAGCCCGCACGACCCCAAAGCGTCACCTCTGTTCGGGGCTCTGCGAGCCATGCCGCCGATCAATGTGCAGGTCGGCGCGGATGAACTGTTGCGTGACGATTCCATCCGTTTTGCGGAGCGCGCGGCCGCGCACGGGGCGACGGTCCGTCTTGACCTGTTTGAGGGAATGTATCATGTTTTCCAACGAGATGTCGGGTCTCTCAAGACAGCCGGAACAGCGCTTGAGATTGCCGCTTCGTTCATCGACGAACACTGGGCGGACCGTAAGGTCATATAG
- a CDS encoding SDR family oxidoreductase: protein MTHGPAPVAIVTGASRGIGAEVAKRLARDGFSVAVNYAANADAAQAVVAHILAANGRAAAIKADVSRSAEVASLFDQTQAQLGQPTLVVNNAGIMKLAPIAEMDDATFDAMLAVNLKGVFYMLREAARRLPRGGKIINTSTTQTRLASPSYGAYVASKAGVEMLTLILARELRGRGVTVNAVAPGPTATELFLDGKSPEIVDRIAGLSPLERLGTPEDIAGVVSMIAGHDGDWINGQTIFVNGGAA from the coding sequence ATGACCCATGGTCCAGCACCGGTCGCGATCGTCACAGGCGCCTCTCGAGGCATCGGCGCCGAGGTCGCAAAACGCCTGGCCCGGGACGGGTTTTCCGTGGCGGTGAACTATGCGGCGAACGCCGATGCCGCGCAGGCCGTCGTTGCACATATCCTGGCCGCGAACGGCCGAGCCGCCGCCATCAAGGCCGATGTCAGCCGGTCGGCCGAGGTCGCGAGCCTGTTCGACCAGACGCAAGCGCAGCTCGGCCAGCCCACCCTGGTGGTGAACAACGCCGGAATCATGAAGCTGGCGCCGATCGCCGAGATGGACGACGCCACCTTCGACGCCATGCTCGCGGTCAATCTTAAGGGCGTATTTTACATGCTGCGGGAAGCCGCGCGCCGTCTTCCGCGCGGCGGCAAGATCATCAACACCTCGACCACACAGACGCGTCTCGCCTCGCCTTCCTATGGCGCCTATGTGGCGTCCAAGGCCGGCGTCGAGATGCTCACCCTCATCCTGGCGCGGGAGCTTCGCGGGCGCGGCGTCACCGTCAACGCCGTGGCGCCGGGCCCGACCGCCACCGAGCTGTTCCTCGACGGCAAGTCGCCGGAGATCGTCGACAGGATTGCCGGGCTTTCGCCCCTTGAACGTCTTGGCACACCGGAGGACATCGCCGGCGTCGTCTCCATGATCGCCGGCCATGACGGCGACTGGATCAACGGACAGACGATTTTCGTGAATGGCGGCGCCGCCTGA
- a CDS encoding TetR/AcrR family transcriptional regulator: protein MTQPRRRIGRPRSATASAHDAIIAAVHELLQTVSVQDLTIEGIARRAGVGKPTLYKWWGTKADIVLAMVKERVEPSLDPPADLSLEASVQFKARRLVDAFNGFFGRVMAGLIAEAQHDPDLQVRINQAYILPRRAGTIADIRKAQSDGTFPAEIDPEIIVDQVFGCLYFHLLTGVHPLTHAYADQLVETVFSQARRKA, encoded by the coding sequence ATGACCCAACCTCGCCGCAGGATCGGCAGACCCCGAAGCGCTACCGCCAGCGCCCATGACGCGATCATCGCAGCGGTGCACGAGTTGCTGCAGACAGTGTCGGTCCAGGATCTGACCATCGAGGGCATCGCGAGACGCGCGGGGGTGGGAAAACCCACGCTCTACAAATGGTGGGGAACCAAGGCCGACATCGTGCTCGCCATGGTGAAGGAACGGGTTGAGCCCAGCCTCGACCCGCCGGCCGACCTGTCCCTAGAAGCGTCCGTCCAATTCAAGGCGAGACGTCTTGTCGACGCCTTCAACGGGTTCTTCGGCCGGGTGATGGCCGGATTGATCGCCGAGGCGCAGCACGACCCGGACCTGCAGGTCAGGATCAATCAGGCCTATATCCTGCCGCGCCGCGCCGGGACGATCGCGGACATCCGCAAGGCCCAGTCAGATGGAACCTTTCCCGCCGAGATCGACCCGGAGATCATCGTCGATCAGGTCTTTGGCTGCCTGTATTTTCATCTTCTCACAGGCGTGCATCCCCTGACCCACGCCTATGCCGACCAGCTTGTCGAGACGGTCTTTTCACAGGCTCGCCGCAAGGCCTGA
- a CDS encoding FMN-dependent NADH-azoreductase produces MPNLLVLQNSANLETSVSRRLVATFVEAYVQRHPDAEIFHRDLARNPLPHLSPSLAAALLPGQGAATPDLGLADVLTEELEAADIIVIGAPFYNFTIPSTLKAWLDHVVRVGRTFAYVDGAPRGLLPPGKKVIAFVASGGAYAEGPASAMDFATPYLRFIFGFMGVTDIEIVRAEWQAVPERGAISAQAAADYARNLAAQVGTAIPFDPQPDASVPRRSGLAASL; encoded by the coding sequence ATGCCAAACCTTCTTGTCCTTCAAAACAGCGCGAACCTGGAGACATCGGTCAGCCGCAGGCTGGTCGCCACCTTCGTTGAAGCCTATGTCCAGCGCCATCCGGATGCGGAGATCTTCCACCGCGATCTCGCCCGAAATCCCCTTCCGCACCTGTCGCCGTCCCTGGCCGCCGCGCTGCTGCCCGGGCAAGGCGCCGCCACACCCGATCTCGGATTGGCCGATGTTCTTACGGAGGAGCTTGAGGCGGCGGACATCATCGTCATCGGCGCCCCCTTCTACAATTTTACCATCCCGTCGACGCTCAAGGCCTGGCTCGACCACGTCGTCCGCGTCGGCCGCACCTTCGCCTATGTGGACGGCGCCCCACGGGGCCTGCTCCCTCCTGGGAAAAAGGTGATCGCCTTCGTTGCGAGCGGGGGCGCCTATGCCGAGGGTCCGGCGTCCGCGATGGACTTTGCGACGCCCTACCTGCGGTTCATCTTCGGGTTCATGGGCGTGACCGATATCGAGATCGTCCGGGCCGAGTGGCAGGCTGTGCCCGAGCGCGGGGCCATCTCGGCGCAGGCGGCGGCCGACTATGCGCGAAACCTGGCCGCGCAGGTCGGAACGGCGATCCCCTTCGACCCGCAGCCAGACGCATCCGTCCCGCGCCGCTCAGGCCTTGCGGCGAGCCTGTGA
- a CDS encoding LysR family transcriptional regulator, whose protein sequence is MDRLSAISLSQIDAFLAVVDTGSFSAAARRLNRTQPAVTYAIDKLEDLVGFPVFDRSLYRPVLTVGGKALLPQARQVAHDLARMSERARMVRADVEPEVRLVVDGQFPMSLLLPVVGRFREAWPGVPLRIMVENLSASVAAVRNGSHGIGLLASLMVNHPDFERTAVLDIDLILVAAPDHPLAAGAGRIEWDDLRRYVQIVLTDRAEPTETREFGVIAAETWRTSDLGAKHAMIRAGLGWGSLPAHLVEPDMAAGRLVALNMADTGLARRRLVYDLVWKAGIELGPATRWLASQLSSLTPV, encoded by the coding sequence ATGGATCGTCTATCCGCCATCAGCCTCAGCCAGATCGACGCATTCCTCGCCGTCGTTGACACGGGCAGTTTCTCGGCAGCGGCGCGGCGCTTGAACCGCACCCAGCCTGCGGTGACCTATGCGATCGACAAGTTGGAGGACCTCGTCGGCTTTCCGGTGTTCGACCGCAGTCTCTATCGGCCGGTTCTGACCGTCGGCGGAAAGGCGTTGCTGCCGCAGGCCCGACAGGTGGCGCACGACCTGGCGCGCATGAGCGAGCGGGCGCGGATGGTGCGGGCGGATGTGGAGCCCGAGGTGCGTCTGGTGGTCGACGGGCAGTTCCCCATGTCGTTGCTGCTGCCGGTGGTGGGGCGATTTCGCGAAGCCTGGCCCGGCGTGCCTCTGCGGATCATGGTCGAGAACCTGTCCGCGTCGGTGGCGGCGGTGCGGAACGGATCCCACGGGATCGGCCTGCTCGCCTCGCTGATGGTGAACCACCCGGACTTCGAGCGCACGGCGGTGCTGGACATCGATCTGATCCTGGTGGCGGCGCCCGATCATCCGCTGGCGGCCGGCGCCGGCCGGATCGAATGGGACGATCTGCGTCGGTATGTGCAGATTGTGCTCACCGACCGCGCCGAGCCGACCGAGACTCGGGAGTTCGGCGTGATCGCCGCCGAAACCTGGCGCACCAGCGATCTCGGGGCCAAACACGCCATGATCCGCGCGGGGCTGGGCTGGGGCAGTCTTCCGGCGCATCTCGTCGAACCCGACATGGCCGCCGGTCGCCTCGTCGCCCTGAACATGGCCGACACCGGTCTGGCCCGGCGCCGACTGGTCTACGACCTGGTCTGGAAGGCCGGCATCGAACTCGGCCCGGCCACCCGATGGCTGGCAAGCCAGCTGTCATCGCTGACGCCCGTGTGA